GCTATTGGGCTCCGTCAGGAGCACCGTTTTGATAATGGAAAATACCGGCGTGATGCCGCTGCCTGCCGCAAAGGCTACGTAGTGCTTGGCTTGCGTCGGGTGAAGCTCGGTGGAAAAGTGGCCTGCGGGAGGCATTACTTCTAACTCCTCGCCAGCACACAAGTCGCTCATTGCCAAGGATGAAAACCGCCCTTCTGGCACTTTCTTGATGGCCACCTGCCATTCTTCATCCAGCGGGCTGCTGCAAATGGAGTAGGAGCGCCGCAGCTCCTGGCCCTCGTGCTGGCGGCGGAAAGTGAGGTACTGCCCAGGCGTAAACCGAAAGGTGTCGCGCAGCTCGGTTGGTACGTCGAGGGCTAGAGTCACGCAATCAGGCGTTTCCTTCGCAATACGTTTGATCTTGAGCTTGTAAAAGCGGCTCATGCGTGTGGTTTAGCTAGGCCATTCAGCAGAATGGTCATGATGTTTTCTTCCAGCTCCTCGGGCGAAACGCCGCGGCCGGGGTGGTACCACAGCTCCACCCAGCGTACCGCCGACAAAATAGTGAACAACGCCACCGACACGTTCACCGGCTGGAACTCGCCCGCCGCAATGCCCTGCTCAATCAGCGCCGCAAAGCCGCGCTCGTAGCGCTTGCGGGCTTCCTTGAACTCAGCGAGCTTGCTGCCAGTCAGGTACTTCCAATCGTTGTTGCCGACCGACACAGCGGCGCCATCTTCCACCATCAGCCGAATGTGCAGCCGAATTAAGGCCTTGATCTTATCGACATAAGAAGCCTCCGTGTTTTCAATCTCCGTTAAGTGCGAGATGTAGGTATCGGACACGTAGAAGCAGATCGTCTCCAGAATTTCGTCTTTGGAGTTGATGTGGTTGTACATGCTGGCAGCCTCCATGCCTACCTGCGCCCCTAGGTCACGCATAGACGTTCCGGCGAAACCTCTTTCCTTGAACAGCTTAGCGGCCTCATCCAGAATGAGTTGGCGTTTGTTCGTCTTAACCTTTTTGATCATCATAGCGGAGTTGCGCACCTACGCTTCGCTTCAGGGCCGAAAGCAGCACTACCTCGCCAAAGTGCCTAGCAACGTAGCGGCGTGCTCAAAGCAAGCAGCGAAAGAAAAGCTAAATGTATTGGGCTTTTACGGTACTAACAAACATTCGTTATTAGCAACTGAGTTGCACCTAAACCATAAAAAGCCTAGCAAGCCCGTAGCGCGCATATTTGCTGCGCTTAGCTGTAACTGAGCATCTTACCGCCTCGCTAGCTCAGCTATTATCAACTTTTTTCTATTAAACGCGAGTTATTACTAGTGGAAAAGGGGCAATTGTGAAATAAATGCAATTAATTTGCTGTAAAATATAAATATAGGCAAACGGATGTTGCACCAAACGAAGCAAATGGGTTTTCGTTTTACGTGTTGCTCGCCCTACTTGACTTAGGTAACCGGAGGCGCGACCTCCAGCCTAACGCCCACGCCTATGCTCAGTAGCCTAGCTTCCTTGTGTGTGGAAACGCTAGAACGAAGCTAGGTCGAGGTAAGAGGAGATAAATACGTCCATTTGCTTATCCATAAAATGAGCGAATCAACTTACAATATGAAAAATATACTAGCCATCGGACTGACGATAGTTGCGTGGCTACTAGCGGCTCACCTAGTGCAGCAGCTATCGATGATGTGGTTTGGGTGGGTGTTGGCTGGGCGGCATGGCATGGCCTTTTGGGGACGGTTCTTTGTGCTAATCGTGCCGCATGCGCTGGCTTTCTTTTCCACCGCTTTCATCTCTTTAGCCGTTGCCGTCGCTAGCCCCGATTCTCGTAAAACGCTTCAGATCTTGTGCTTGCTGAACTTTGTGTTCATGCTCAAGTGCCTGTTCATCGACCCGAAAAGCTGGCATACTTGGCTGGCCATGGGCTCTTTCCTAGCCGCCACGGTTACGTGCGCGGGCTTGTTGCAGGTAGTAACACCCAACAGGGAGCACTCAGAGTCGTAAAAGCACGCTGCCACAAAAAGCTAGCTCCACAAAAAAGCCGCCCGATACTACTGTGTCAGGCGGCTTGCTTGCCTGTTCATAACAGGCTGTAATAGAATTTTTGCCCAGCATAAGCAGCCGTTAGGCATGCTGCATGTTCTTGTTGATTTTGTAGCCGCTTAGGCCGAAGTACAGCACCACCACAAAGCACACTAGCGGTACCACGTAGCCGGCCTGCGTGGCGTCGCCCTGCATGTCGATGACGGTGCCCATGATGTAGGGGATGATGGCGCCGCCCACAATCGACATTACCAGCCACGAGGAGCCGGGCTTGGTGTCGTCGCCCAGGCCAGCAATGCCGAGCGAGAAGATAGTGGGGAACATGATGGACATGAAGAAACCGAGGCCGCCGAGGGCGTAAATCACGTAAGCGCCGTCGCCAAATACTGCCACGGCGCACAGCAAAATGGCCGCCACCGCGTAGATGGAAAGTAACTTCTGCGACGAAACGTACTTGAGCAGCGCCGTACCCACGAAGCGCCCAGCCATAAACAGCAGGCCATAGACACCTAGGTAGTAGCCAGCGGTTTTCTCGTCGACGCTCGCGCCCTGCTTGGCCATGCGAATGAAGAAGCTCGTGACGCATACCTGCGCCCCTACGTAGAAGAACTGCGCAATGACGCCCCAGAGCAAGTGCTTGTGTTTCAGCACCGCGAAGAAGCCGCCACCCTGCGAAGGCTCCTGTTCTTCGGCTTTCACTTCGGGGAGCGAGATGAAGTAAAACAGCACCGCTACTAGCAGCAAAATACAACCTAGCACGAAGTACGGCATCTTCACGGCCGCGGCTTCCTGGGTCAGGTAGGCATTGCGAGCCGTTTCCGACATGGCCGCTAGCGCCTGCTCACTGTACTCCTTGCCCGATAGAATCAGGTTGGTGCCGATGATGGGCGCAACCATGGCAGCTAGGCCGTTGAACGAAGCCGCTAGGTTTAGGCGCTGGGTTGATTTAGCCGGGTCGCCGAGAATGGCGGCGTATGGGTTGGCCGTGGTTTCCAGGATGGTAAGGCCGCAACCAATGATGAACAGAGCCAGCAAGAACAAGCCATACGAACGCGCACTAGCCGCGGGCAAAAACAAGAACGCGCCCGCCGCAAACGTCACTAACCCCACAATGATGCTGACTTTGTAGCCTAGCCTCTTGAGCAGCACGCCCGCCGGAATAGCCATCAGGAAGTACGCCAAGAAAACCGCCGTATCCACCAGCGTCGACTGCCGGTTGTTCAATTGGCACGCCTTTTTGAGGTGCGGAATCAGGATGGAGTCGAGGTTGTGGGCCATGCCCCACAGGAAGAAAAGGCACGTGACCAGAATAAACGGGAACGTGTAATTCCGGCGGCCGGTGCCCTCGGCAATTGTCGCCGTGGGTGCTGAGTTCGTTGCAATTGCCATTAGCTAGTGGGTTTTGGGGTTAGGAACGTAGTTTCACCACGAGCAGATGGTCGCAAGCTAGCACCACTTCGCCGTGTTCGTTGAGCACCTCCACGTGCTCAGTAACGGTGCCGTAGCCTGGCTTCTTGCCTTCTTCCTTGTTTGAAATCGTGACTTCAGAGTGGATAGTGTTGCCAATGAATACCGGCTTCACAAAACGCAGTCGGTCGTAGCCCTTGGAAAAAGCCTCGGGGTTAATCTCGGAAGCCGTCAGGCCGATGCCGATGCTGAAGATCATGGTGCCGTGAGCAATGCGCTGCTGGAAAGGCTGAGTCTTGCACCACTCGGCGTCCATATGGTGCGGGAAGAAGTCGCCGGTGTGGCCGGCGTGCACCACAAAGTCGGTTTCGGTGATGGTGCGACCTAGGGTCACCCGTTTGTCGCCGAGCTGATAATCTTCGAAGAAGGTGGATTTGAAATACATGCAATACTTATCGGTTGATAATTGTTAGCGCATGTCATGCTGAGCTTGCCGAAGTATCTTGCGTGCAGGAGTACCTCCCTTTGCTAGGACTACTATTGCACGCGAGATGCTTCGGCAAGCTCAGCATGACGGTCTGCTAGTTGGTTGTGGTAAGCTGATCAGCCACGACTACGCCGCCTTGGTCACTTGAAATATAGGCGCTTTCTACCACAGCCATGGTTTTGATGACGTCTTCCACGCTGGTGGGCAGCACACCGATTTCGCCCTGCTTGTATTGCATGAGGCTGCCCATCGTACCCATGAAAGCATCGGGGAACCAGGAGCCTTCTAGCTCCGCGGTGTGCCAGGTGGGGGCTTGTCCTTCTTCCATAATGCAGTACTCGAACTTATCGGGCACGCCGTGCGGGTAATCCATTAGCAAGCCCATTCTAGCTTTGATGACGCCCTTCGTGCCTTCCCACTTGATAAAGCTCTCCTGGTTTTCAGGGCCGAAGGAGTGGTCATGGTTAGTATTGATGACGGCGTGCATCGTGTCGCCATAGTCAAACAGGATGGTGGAGCGAGAGGAAGACAAGGACTTAGCCGGGTGCTTCAAGGTTTTGGCCATCACGCTGTGCGGCTCACCTAGGAACGACCGAATCAGGTCGATGTAGTGAATGCTGTGGTACTGAATTTCCAGGCGCGGATGCACCATCACGTGCGGAAACAGCTCCCAAGGCGTTTGCAGCGTCACGCGCACTTCCAGGTCGTACAACTCGCCAAGCAGCCCTTGCGCGAGCATGGAGCGGGCGGCGCTCACGTAGGGCGCGAAACGCAGTTGACAGTTGATGGCGGCAGCTAGGTTTTTGCGCCGGCAAACTTCCAGTATCTCTTTGCTCTGCCAGAAGTAGTCGCCCATGGGCTTCTGAATCAGTACGCCGCAGCCATCGGGCAACTGGTTCAGGGTCTCGACAAACTGCTCGGGCATGATGGTGATATCGTACACGGCATCTTTCGGCGCGTGCGCTACGGCATCAGCTACATTGTCATACACGTGCGGAATGCCCCACTCGGCAGCTAGCTTCTCGGCGCGTGCTCGGGTGCGGTTGGTGATGCCCACGACTTCGAAGCCGGCCTTTTTATAAGCGGGCAAGTGCGCGTCGCCTACGATGCCACCCGCTCCTATAATCACGATGGGCAGCGGATTTTTGGGCAGTACTGGCTTGTACTGGATGGGGGTGCCGTTTATCTCAAACATGCTCAAACGAATTAATTTTTGATTGACCTGCGGCTAGCAGCTGTTCTATATCTTGGTCGGTGCCAATGGCTTGCAGCACTACTTCATCAATGATGCTGGCGATTTTCGCCCATGTGCTTTTCTGCGGCAGGCTCTCGGCTTGCTCGTGCAGCATGGCTAGCTTGTGGTAGTAAGGCACCGTGGCGCTTACCTCGGCATCGTGCCACGTCGAGAGACGGCAACCAATGCCGCCTTCCAAAGTCAGCAGCTTGTCGTTCTGTGGGTTGACGGCGAAGCAGATAAAGTCGTAAGCCGTTTGCTTGTGTTGGCTGCCGGCGCCAATGGCGTACAGCCAATACACGTTCAAAGAGCAAGGCTTGCCGCCTTGGCCTTGCGGAATGGTGGTAATATCTACCTTGCCTTTCACGGCCGAGCTTTCATCCACTTCGCACATGGAAGCAAAGCCAAACCAGTTGATCATCATGGCTGCTTCGCCCCGCATGAAAGCCATGCCCGCCTGCACCGACTCGTAGGTGTCGGAGCTAGGGTGAATGGCTTCTTTGTCGCGCAGCAGGTTGCGGTAGAAAGCTAGGCCAGCCTTAGCTTCCGGTGTGTTGATCTGCACGCGGCCTTGCTCGTCCACCAGCTTGCCGCCTCTTGACCAAAGCTGTAAGCAGAAGTCGAACACCGTATTATGGCCGTCCGGGTAGGCGGCCACGATGGTGCCGTAGAGGTGTTGCTCGGGGCGGTGGAAGAAACGAACGACGGTGTGGAAGTCCTCCCAGGTTTGAGGCGGCTGCAAGGGCTTGCCGTGCTGGCGCTGAAACTCAGCTTGCTCAGCAGGGTCTTCAAACAGATCCTTGCGGTAGATCAGGCACTCGGGGCCGTCGTGGAAAGGCAGCCCCGCCACATCGTCGCCGTATTGCTGCATGCCTAGCAGTGACTGGCTCCACCCTTGGGGGAAGTCGGTGGGCGGGTTTTCGGCTAAGTACGGCGCTAGGTTTTCGAGGGCGCCAGCTGTATAAGCTTCTAAGAGCCAATCGGTATTGATGTGGGCCACATCCCAATCGCCCTTGAGCAAGCCTTCGTCAGTGAGCAGACTTTGATGGAGTGGGTGCAAGTCCATGGACACCATCTCGGCCTGTAGCTGGCAGCCCGTGTGCTCGCAAAAGCTAGCCCACAGCTTCTCCATCGCACTTTCAAACGGGCCGAACTTGCGCACCGCAATGCGGAAAGGCTGGGTGTCAGGCGTCATGACGAGCGGCTTTTAGGTTCGCTATTTCCTGAAGCAGCGCTTCGTTGTCTTGACCTAGCTTGGGCGAGCCTTTCGGGGAGGTAAGCAGCTCGCCATCAATGCGCACGGGGCAGCGGGTGGTCTGGTATTGGTAGCCGTCGGTCATGGTCACGTGTTGCAGCATGTCGAGGGCTTTGAAGCCGTCGTGCTGCATGAGCTTGTCCCAGGTCAGCACATCGGCGCACCAGATATCGGCGGGTTCCAGGATGGCTAGCCACTGCTCGGTGGTGCCGGTGCGCAGGTGTTCGGCTAGGGTAGCTTTTATTTCGTCGCGCTTGGAAAAGGCCTCACTTACTTCGGTGTAGGCTAGGAGCGGTTCGCAGCTCAGAAGCTTGCCAAGCACCGGGATGGAGCCCATGGCTAAGGCTAGGTAGCCGTTGCTGGTTTGGTAAATGCCGTAGGGCGCCCCGAGGTAGGCGTGGGCATTGTTGCTTTCCGTGCGCTCGGGCAGCACGCCGCCATCGTTGTAGAAAGTGGTGATAGTTTCAAACTGAAAGTCAAACGCTGATTCGAGCATGCTCACCTGCACCAAGCCGCCTTCCCCTCGCACGCTACGACGCACCAGGCACGCCAGCAGTCCTTGCGCTAATTGGGCACCAGCCAGCATATCCACAATGGAAAGGCCCATTGGGACGGGACCATGGCTGGCATTCCCGCTGAGCCACGTCAGGCCCGAAAACGACTGTAGCAGCAGGTCTTGGCCTGGTTTGTCGCGCCACGGGCCTTCGGTGCCGTAGCCGGAGATTTCGCCGTACACCACGCTGGGGTTCAGCTGCTTTACGCTGGCGTAGTCGAAGCCTAGGCGCTCCATCACGCCGGGGCGGTAGTTGTGCATCACTACGTCGGCTTGGCGCACGAGCTCGGTGATGTACTCCCGATCTTGGCTGTTTTTCAGGTCGGCGGCAAAGCTTTCCTTGTTGCGATTGATGGCATGAAACACCGACGACTCGCCATTCATGATGACGTTGGAGGTGTACAGGTGCCGGCAAATGTCGCCCGTCTCGGGGCGCTCAATCTTGATGACCCTAGCTCCAAAATCAGCCAGCCGCAAACTGGCAGACGGGCCGGAAAGGAACTGGCTAAAATCAACGACTAAATAATCTTCGAGTGGTTTCATCGGTTAGTGGTCGGCCAGGTTAAACTCCTCGTTGATGCGCTTCGTGTCCACGCCGGGCCTGGGAGCGGCCTTGTCGGAGTACAGCTTTTGCCCGTCGATGCGGATGGGGCAGCGAGTGGTGGCTAGGTCGTGGCCGTCGGGCAGCTTCACGTGCTGCTGCATGCCGATAGCCTGGTAGCCAGGGGTTTGAGTCGCTTGCTGGTAGTTCAGTACTTCGGCGCACCAAATGTCTTGGGGCTCCAAGATGGCGAGCCACTCTTTGGTCGCCTTGGTTTGGAGCTTGTCGGTAAGCAACGCCGCTATGTCGTCGCGGTACTCAAACCAGGAGCTAGGGCTAGGATATGCATCCAAGATGCCGCAACCTAGGCTCGCGTCAAGCTTGGGGAGGTTGCCCATGGCTAGGGCTAGGTAGCCGTCTTGGGTCGGGTACACGCCGTAGGGCGCGCTGAGGTAAGCGTGGGCTGTGCCGCGGGCGCCACTGCGCGAGGGCAGTTGGCCGCCGTCGTTCAGGTACGTCGTGATAACCTCGAACTGCATGTCGAGCACCGATTCCAGTAAACTCACTTCCACCAGCACGCTCTGCTTGGTTTTGGCCCGCTTGAGCAGCGCCGCCAGCAAGCCTTGCGTGAAGTGCGACCCACAGATGATATCCGCCACGGCAATGCCAAACGGCACCGGCCCGTCGTTCTTAGTGCCCGACAAATACGTGAGGCCTGACAACGACTGGATCAGCAGATCCTGCCCCGGCTTCGCGGCCCATGGTCCTTTGTTGCCGTAGCCCGTCACGATGCCGTACACAATGCGCGGGTTGATGCCGCGCACCGATTCATAATCCAGCCCGATTTTCTCCATGATGCCCGGCCGGAAGTTGTGGGTCATGATGTCGGCCTGGGCTACCAGCTTGCGCACACGGGCTAGGTCCTCGGGGTCTTTCAGGTCGGCGGCGTACGACTCCTTGTTGCGGTTGATAGTGTGAAATACCAGGCTGTCCCCGTCAATAAAGAGGTTCTTAATCGCAATCTGCCGCCCTGCTTCGCCCTTGCCGGGGCGCTCAATTTTGATAACCCTGGCCCCTAAGTCGGCTAGCCGCAAGCCTGCTGAGGGAGCTGCCAGAAACTGCGCAAACTCTACTACCAGAATACCTTCTAATGGCTTCATTTGCTTACTCTTTGGTTCGGGATTCACGGTAGAGGTCGTTCAGTTGCTTCAGCAGCGTGGCTTCGTCGCCGCCGTTCATTAGATACTGGCGCACTGGCTCACCGGCGTGGTCCTGGAAGAACATGTGGCCGTGGTACCTAGGTCGGAGGAAAGCGCGTTGCAAGGACGGCAGCGTGGAAGCGAAGTAATTGCTGCTCTGGCTATTCACGTACTCATCTTGCCAGGCGCTGAGGTGGCCCGGTTGGCCGCCGTTGTCGAAGTACAACGTCTGTTGGCAAGTGGGCGAGGCCACGAACTCGGCGTATTGCGCGGCTTCTTGCACGTGCTGGCACTTGGCCGAAATAGCTAGGCCAGTGCCGCCCAATGTGCTGCGCAGGCGCGACTCGCCGTTGAGCGTAATCATGTCGTGGAAGTGCAGCAGCTTGCGGGCGTAGCCGCGGCGCGAGTAGTTGGAGTAGCCGTAGGCAAAGGGGCAATACGCAATATCGTCGGTCAGCGTCATGGCCTCGTACACCTGAATGGGGTTGCGGTGGAAGCACGCCGGATCGACGCGGCTAGCAAGCTGGCGGAAAAGCTGCAACGCCTGAATACCAACGTGTTCACTCACGACTACCTCTTCCTGCTGACACGGATCTTCCCCCAAAGACGAGCAGAACATGTAGAAGCTCATCAGCGTGTCAATCGGAATGAGTGAGAAGGCTACCAGCTTGCGGTCGGCGAGAGCGAGCAGGTCTTCGTAGGTTTCAGGGAGCTGAAGGCCATGCTCGGCTAGCAAGTCGGGGCGGCTGGAAGCTACCGGCGTGGCGGCATCAATAGCTAGGGCCCATTGGTGACCATTGAAAGAATAACTCTCGAAGGAATGCCCCACCGTGTTTTGCGCCTGATCGGCCAGGAACTCCGCCGACAGGTGCTCATCCAAGGGTAAGATAGATTGCGTACGCGCCGCAAAACCTGCCCACGGATGGTCAATCACGAGCAGATCGTAGCGCTCGGCGAGCTGCTGAATGGACATATCGGCGAACTGCTGCAAGGAGCGTTTCTCCCACGTGATATCCACATTCGGGTGCAATTCGCTGAAGCGCTGCGCGGTAGCCGTCATCGGCACGAAGCCGCGGCTATGATTCCAGGTAATTCCTTTTAATACGATTCTCTCGGCGGCCATTTTAGTTTGTTTTCAAGCGGAGTAGGGGGGTGGAGTGATGTGTATTTTGTCATCCCGAGCACAGCGAGGAATCTGGATTAGCCTCCTATGTTTGTTATCCAGATTCCCCGCTGTGCTCGGGATGACAAATGAACTAGTTAGTGCTAACCACAAAATGGTAAGTACCAGCGCTAGCACTAATCCGTGCTTTGCCTCGCTCTATACCTAGCAGTTTCAAGTCTTGGTGCTGCGCTAAGGGCTGGGTCCCTTCCACGATTTTGGAAGAAGCCATGGCAGGCAAATAGATGGTGGCCGTGGTGTTAGCCGGGATAGTCGCCGTTAGCTCGAACGTGTTGCCAATTTTCTTCCAATTACTGATAATCAAGCCGTAGGGCGAGTGGTAGCTGGCTTTGGCTGCCGTGACATCACCCACCGGCTCGGGCCGAATGTCGATCTTGTTGAAGGCCACGCCATCTTTCGCGGGGCGGATACCTGCTAGGCCGCCGTAGAGCCACTCCATCAGGTGGCCGAGCATGAAGTGGTTGTTGGATACCGTTGGCAAGGCCGCCCACGATTCAGTCAGGGCGGTGGCGCCTTTGGCGAGTTGGTAGCCATAGCCGGGCACGTCGGAGCGGCTGTTCATGTCGAAGATGACGTCGGAGCGGCCTTCCTCGTCGAGCACTTGCAGCAGGTAGCGGTAGCCGATGTCGCCAGCCGTGAGGCTGTTGTTGCGGCTGCGAATGTCTTTCACAATGTTCTCGATTACCGCCGCCTTATCCTGGGGCTCTACGAGCTTCATATACACGGCCATGGCGTTGGCAGCTTGGCTGCCGGTGGCGTACTGTTTCGTGTCTTTGTTGAAGAACTTGGCGTTGAAAGCGGTTTTCACTTCGGCCGCTAGCTGGTCGTAGCTAGCAGCATCTTGGGGCTTGCCGAGTAGGCGCGCAATTTTGCTCAGCAGCGTCAGGTCGTAGTAGTACATGGCCGTGCCGGTCACGCCCATCGGCGTGAGCTGCGACACACCTGGCGGCTTGGGACCTAGGTCGTACCAGTCACCCAGGCCCTGAGACAAGATATGGCCGTTGGCTTTGGTGCCGAGGTAGGCAATGTAGCGCTGCATGGTGGGATAGCTAGCGGCGAGCGTCTGCCGGTCGCCGTACCACTGGTAGAGGTACCAGGGCGTGATGATGCTGGTGCTGCCCCACTCGGGCGAGTCGCGGAACATGTCGCCACCCCACTCAAACTTGACGTACTCGGGCGCAATTTCCGGTACGAGGCCGTTGGACAGTTGCGAGCTGCGGATGTCCTGTAGCACCTTCCGAGTCAGATCGGGTACATCGTAGTTGTAGAGCACCGAGCTGAGCATCAGGTGCGTTTGTTCGAGCCAGCCGAGCTTTTCGCGGTGGGGGCAATCAGTGAAGGTGCTCACCATATTGCTCTTGATAGCCCAGTCGATGAGCGTATGGGTGTGGTTGAATAACTCGTTGGAGCAGGCAAACTCGCCCGCACGCTCAGCGGCGTTACGGATGTGCAAACCTTTGAGCGCTACTAGCTGAGGTGCATTCTGTGGGTTGGCTTCGCCTTGTGGCACGCCGCCTTTCACTTGCAGATAGCGAAAGCCGTAGTAAGAGAAGCGAGGCTGCCAGGTTTCGGTGCCTTCGCCTTTCAGAATGTACTGGAAGTAATAAGGGCTGCCCGCGTTTTTCTGGTTGATAGTACCGTCTTCCTTCAGCAACTCGGCGGGCCATATGCGGACTGTGTCGCCCTTGTGGCCTTTCACTTGGAGTTGCACGATCCCCGAAGCATTCTGACCTAGGTCGTACACCCAAGTACCCGCTACGGGCTGCGTAGTCTTCTTCGGCGCGAAGTTCTCAAACACCTTCAGCGGCTCTTGTAGCTGGCTCGTTAGGCGCGGCGGACCGTCTACCAGCAACACGGGTTTCCAATTACCTTTCGGTTCCTGGAAGCTAGGGGTGTCCCAGCCGGGTTGTTCGAGCGTGGCGTTGTAATCTTCGCCGCCGTAGATGCTGGAAAACGTGATAGGGCTAGGTGCCGTGCGCCAAGACTGGTCGCTGAGAATGTTCTGCGTAGTGCCATCGGCGTACTCTACCAGCAGACGGCAGATCATCTTGGGGTAGCCAAACGCCACCTTCAGCTTGCGGTAGCGTCCCTTCACCGGCGGCACGTAGTAGAAGCCGTTGCCGAGCATCACGCCCAACGAATTCGGGCCCGCCTTCAGGCGCTCGGTGAGGTCGAAGGTCACATACTGGGCTTCTTGGTCGTACTTGGTCCAGCCGGCGTCGAGAAAATGCTCGCCTACTTTCTGCCCGTTCAGGCTCAGCTCAAAGTGACCTAGGCCGGAAACGAAGATGGTAGCTTTCTTGATGTTTTTCTTGAGTGTGAAGCTCTTGCGCAGCAGCGGCAGCGTATTGCTACCATAATAGCGGTCCTTTTTGCCGTCGGTGGGCAGAACGTTTTTGCTCGAATCAGGGAGCTGCTCGTAGGCGATCCAGCGGGCGCCTTTCCAGTCGGCTTTTGCGGGTAAGCCCATCTGCCACTTGGCCGAAGAACTCCACGCCGAAGCGGTGTTCTGGTTGTCCCAAGCCATTACCTTCCAGTAGTAATTCTTGGTGGGCTGCAGGGGCTTGCCGGCGTAAGCTACCTGAATAGAAGCACCGGAATTGACCTTCTTCGAATCCCAGACGTTGCCCGTGTTGGCTTTGAGCAGCTCGGGCGTATCGGCCACCAAGATACGGTAAGCCAGCTGCTTAGCTCCGCGTCGGTCGGTATTCAGTTGCCAACCTAGCCTCGGCACCGTTACCTCTATGCCCTTCGGATCTGCTTTGTACTCGCAGGTAAGCTTTTTAAGAACAAGCTGTTGGGCAGAAGCTAAATAGGTGCTTAGCACAAGGATTAGCAAGAATAGCCTAGGCATAGGTAGTTGGCGGGAATCACGGTGGCAGGGGCCACCGCGTAGCGGAGGATCAGGATATGCTAACAGGCACTAGAGAAGGGCAATATCTTCCGCTGAGTGCGCATAACTCTTATGCACTTTCCTGTTTTGGCCGAGCTTACCGAAAACTAACCGTGAGTGCTGGTGCTTCTTTCGCCAACGGCCAACAAAAAAGGCTCCTCGCAGGAGGAGCCTTTTTGACAAAGTGGGTTTAGTTACGGCATCACCTCGAACACCAGAAACTGAGATATCTGGCTGTTGCTGAAGTTGTCGTCGGCTACCAGTACCAACGAGCGGTGCCCGTTGGAGAGTTTCGGGCCGAACGTAAAGCCTTCGATATTATCGACCCGGTTGATGCCAGTGGTGGCTACGTCGAGCACGAGGCGCTTGCTCACGGTGGTGTAATCGGAGCCTTG
This Hymenobacter sp. GOD-10R DNA region includes the following protein-coding sequences:
- a CDS encoding ABC transporter substrate-binding protein, whose product is MAAERIVLKGITWNHSRGFVPMTATAQRFSELHPNVDITWEKRSLQQFADMSIQQLAERYDLLVIDHPWAGFAARTQSILPLDEHLSAEFLADQAQNTVGHSFESYSFNGHQWALAIDAATPVASSRPDLLAEHGLQLPETYEDLLALADRKLVAFSLIPIDTLMSFYMFCSSLGEDPCQQEEVVVSEHVGIQALQLFRQLASRVDPACFHRNPIQVYEAMTLTDDIAYCPFAYGYSNYSRRGYARKLLHFHDMITLNGESRLRSTLGGTGLAISAKCQHVQEAAQYAEFVASPTCQQTLYFDNGGQPGHLSAWQDEYVNSQSSNYFASTLPSLQRAFLRPRYHGHMFFQDHAGEPVRQYLMNGGDEATLLKQLNDLYRESRTKE
- a CDS encoding family 78 glycoside hydrolase catalytic domain, which translates into the protein MLSTYLASAQQLVLKKLTCEYKADPKGIEVTVPRLGWQLNTDRRGAKQLAYRILVADTPELLKANTGNVWDSKKVNSGASIQVAYAGKPLQPTKNYYWKVMAWDNQNTASAWSSSAKWQMGLPAKADWKGARWIAYEQLPDSSKNVLPTDGKKDRYYGSNTLPLLRKSFTLKKNIKKATIFVSGLGHFELSLNGQKVGEHFLDAGWTKYDQEAQYVTFDLTERLKAGPNSLGVMLGNGFYYVPPVKGRYRKLKVAFGYPKMICRLLVEYADGTTQNILSDQSWRTAPSPITFSSIYGGEDYNATLEQPGWDTPSFQEPKGNWKPVLLVDGPPRLTSQLQEPLKVFENFAPKKTTQPVAGTWVYDLGQNASGIVQLQVKGHKGDTVRIWPAELLKEDGTINQKNAGSPYYFQYILKGEGTETWQPRFSYYGFRYLQVKGGVPQGEANPQNAPQLVALKGLHIRNAAERAGEFACSNELFNHTHTLIDWAIKSNMVSTFTDCPHREKLGWLEQTHLMLSSVLYNYDVPDLTRKVLQDIRSSQLSNGLVPEIAPEYVKFEWGGDMFRDSPEWGSTSIITPWYLYQWYGDRQTLAASYPTMQRYIAYLGTKANGHILSQGLGDWYDLGPKPPGVSQLTPMGVTGTAMYYYDLTLLSKIARLLGKPQDAASYDQLAAEVKTAFNAKFFNKDTKQYATGSQAANAMAVYMKLVEPQDKAAVIENIVKDIRSRNNSLTAGDIGYRYLLQVLDEEGRSDVIFDMNSRSDVPGYGYQLAKGATALTESWAALPTVSNNHFMLGHLMEWLYGGLAGIRPAKDGVAFNKIDIRPEPVGDVTAAKASYHSPYGLIISNWKKIGNTFELTATIPANTTATIYLPAMASSKIVEGTQPLAQHQDLKLLGIERGKARISASAGTYHFVVSTN